From a region of the Janthinobacterium sp. 61 genome:
- the trpD gene encoding anthranilate phosphoribosyltransferase encodes MPITPQEALLRCIEHREIFHDEMLYLFRQIMSGEMSPTMIAALTMGLRVKKETIGEIAAAAQVMREFSTKVPMADTTNLLDIVGTGGDGAHTFNISTASMFVAAAAGARVAKHGGRSVSSSSGSADVLDSLGVNINLQPEQIAQSIAQTGIGFMYAPNHHAAMKHAAPVRKELGVRTIFNILGPLTNPASAPNILMGVFHADLVGIQVRVLQRLGAQHAIVVYGRDNMDEVSLGAATMVGELINGEIREYEIHPEDFGMSMIASRNLKVADSIESKTKMMEALRGEPGAAADIVALNAGTALYAAGVASSIEDGLARARKAVSSGAALAKLDQFVQVTQQLGTPAQA; translated from the coding sequence ATGCCGATCACCCCACAAGAAGCCCTGCTGCGCTGCATCGAACACCGCGAAATCTTTCACGACGAAATGCTCTACCTGTTCCGCCAGATCATGTCCGGCGAAATGTCGCCCACCATGATCGCGGCGCTCACCATGGGCTTGCGCGTGAAAAAGGAAACCATCGGCGAAATCGCCGCCGCCGCGCAAGTGATGCGCGAGTTTTCCACCAAGGTGCCCATGGCCGACACCACCAACCTGCTCGACATCGTCGGCACGGGCGGCGACGGCGCGCACACTTTTAATATCTCCACCGCCTCGATGTTCGTGGCGGCGGCAGCCGGCGCGCGCGTGGCCAAGCATGGCGGACGCAGCGTCTCGTCCTCGTCCGGCAGCGCCGACGTGCTGGACTCCCTGGGCGTCAACATCAACCTGCAGCCCGAGCAGATCGCCCAGTCGATCGCGCAGACGGGCATCGGCTTCATGTACGCACCGAACCACCACGCGGCCATGAAGCATGCGGCGCCCGTGCGCAAGGAACTGGGCGTGCGCACGATTTTCAATATCCTGGGGCCTCTGACGAATCCGGCCAGCGCGCCGAACATTCTGATGGGCGTGTTCCACGCCGACCTGGTCGGCATCCAGGTACGCGTGCTGCAGCGCCTGGGCGCGCAGCATGCCATCGTCGTGTATGGCCGCGACAATATGGATGAAGTGTCGCTGGGCGCAGCCACCATGGTGGGCGAATTGATCAACGGAGAGATCCGCGAGTATGAAATCCATCCCGAAGATTTCGGCATGTCGATGATCGCCAGCCGCAACCTGAAAGTGGCCGATTCCATCGAATCGAAGACCAAGATGATGGAAGCGCTGCGAGGCGAACCCGGTGCGGCAGCTGACATCGTCGCCCTGAATGCGGGCACGGCGCTGTACGCGGCCGGCGTGGCCAGTTCGATCGAAGACGGCCTGGCCCGTGCGCGCAAGGCCGTCAGCTCGGGCGCCGCGCTGGCGAAACTCGATCAGTTCGTGCAGGTGACGCAGCAACTGGGCACCCCGGCGCAGGCGTAA
- a CDS encoding aminodeoxychorismate/anthranilate synthase component II, protein MLLMIDNYDSFTYNIVQYFGELGEDVRVYRNDEITIEQIEALNPDRICISPGPKAPKQAGISVEVLKHFAGKKPILGVCLGHQAIGEAFGGKVIRAKQVMHGKTSVIAHTGVGVFKDIPSPFTVIRYHSLAIERASLPSCLEVTAWTDDGEIMGVRHREYDIEGVQFHPESILSEHGHALLKNFLER, encoded by the coding sequence ATGCTGCTGATGATCGACAACTATGACTCCTTCACCTACAACATCGTGCAGTATTTCGGCGAGTTGGGCGAAGACGTGCGGGTCTACCGCAACGATGAAATCACGATCGAACAGATCGAAGCGCTGAACCCGGACCGCATCTGCATCTCGCCCGGCCCGAAAGCTCCAAAGCAGGCGGGTATTTCGGTGGAAGTGCTCAAGCACTTCGCCGGCAAGAAACCGATACTGGGCGTCTGTCTGGGCCATCAGGCCATCGGCGAAGCATTTGGTGGCAAGGTCATCCGCGCCAAGCAGGTCATGCATGGCAAGACTTCCGTCATCGCGCATACGGGTGTGGGTGTCTTCAAGGACATCCCCAGCCCCTTCACAGTGATCCGCTACCACTCTTTGGCGATCGAACGCGCCTCGCTGCCTTCCTGCCTGGAAGTGACGGCGTGGACGGACGACGGCGAAATCATGGGCGTGCGCCACCGGGAATACGATATCGAGGGGGTGCAGTTCCACCCCGAATCGATCCTCTCGGAGCACGGCCACGCCCTGCTGAAGAATTTCCTCGAGCGCTGA